In Calonectris borealis chromosome Z, bCalBor7.hap1.2, whole genome shotgun sequence, a single genomic region encodes these proteins:
- the LOC142075742 gene encoding large ribosomal subunit protein uL22 — MVRYSLDPENPTKSCKSRGSNLRVHFKNTRETAQAIKGMHIRKATKYLKDVTLKKQCVPFRRYNGGVGRCAQAKQWGWTQGRWPKKSAEFLLHMLKNAESNAELKGLDVDSLVIEHIQVNKAPKMRRRTYRAHGRINPYMSSPCHIEMILTEKEQIVPKPEEEVAQKKKISQKKLKKQKLMARE; from the exons ATGGTGCGCTACTCTCTGGATCCGGAGAACCCCACGAAAT CATGCAAGTCTCGGGGATCCAACCTGCGAGTGCATTTCAAG AACACTCGTGAGACCGCCCAGGCCATCAAGGGCATGCACATCCGCAAGGCCACCAAGTACCTGAAGGACGTCACCCTGAAGAAGCAGTGCGTGCCCTTCCGTCGCTACAACGGAGGAGTCGGTAGATGCGCCCAG GCCAAGCAGTGGGGCTGGACGCAGGGACGCTGGCCGAAGAAAAGCGCGGAGTTCTTGCTGCACATGCTGAAAAACGCGGAGAGCAATGCTGAGCTCAAG gGTCTGGATGTGGATTCTCTGGTCATCGAGCACATCCAGGTCAACAAGGCTCCCAAAATGCGCCGGCGCACCTACAGAGCACATGGTAGGATCAACCCCTACATGAGCTCCCCCTGCCACATCGAGATGATCCTCACCGAGAAGGAGCAGATCGTCCCTAAGCCAGAGGAGGAAGTTGCTCAAAAGAAAAAG atatcccaaaagaagctgaagaagcaAAAGCTAATGGCTCGGGAGTAA